A single region of the Plantactinospora soyae genome encodes:
- a CDS encoding MaoC family dehydratase, with product MRTFASIAELAGAVGEVIGPGPWHRVEQDRVNAFADATGDHQWIHIDPERAATGPYGTTVAHGYLTLSLLPALMRDVYQVEGVRMGINYGLNRVRFPAPLRTGDSIRVSAEIVAVDPVPGGVQLVARVTVEPDRGGKPCCVAETVSRLYAEEESG from the coding sequence GTCGGCGAGGTCATCGGGCCCGGCCCGTGGCACCGGGTCGAGCAGGACCGGGTCAACGCCTTCGCCGACGCGACCGGTGACCACCAGTGGATCCACATCGACCCCGAGCGCGCGGCCACCGGCCCGTACGGGACCACGGTGGCGCACGGCTACCTGACGCTCTCCCTGCTCCCGGCCCTGATGCGCGACGTCTACCAGGTCGAGGGTGTACGGATGGGCATCAACTACGGGCTGAACCGGGTGCGGTTTCCCGCGCCGCTGCGTACCGGCGACTCGATCCGGGTGAGCGCGGAGATCGTCGCGGTCGATCCGGTCCCCGGTGGGGTGCAACTGGTCGCCCGGGTCACCGTCGAGCCGGACCGGGGCGGCAAGCCCTGCTGCGTGGCCGAGACTGTCTCCCGGCTCTACGCCGAGGAGGAGTCGGGCTGA
- a CDS encoding MmcQ/YjbR family DNA-binding protein produces the protein MTWEDMLAHCLAKPGAWQDEPWEGDVVVKVGGKIFAFLGQESEAGVGVKCGQNREAADEWLLRFPEDASVMAYIGRSGWNRLRIGGAIPDDELLEAVDASYDTVVSKLPKRERPTAPPQ, from the coding sequence GTGACCTGGGAGGACATGCTCGCCCACTGCCTGGCAAAGCCCGGCGCGTGGCAGGACGAGCCGTGGGAGGGCGACGTCGTGGTGAAGGTCGGCGGCAAGATCTTCGCCTTCCTCGGCCAGGAGTCGGAAGCCGGCGTCGGCGTCAAGTGCGGCCAGAACCGGGAGGCGGCCGACGAGTGGCTGCTGCGGTTCCCCGAGGACGCCTCGGTGATGGCCTACATCGGGCGGTCGGGCTGGAACAGGCTGCGGATCGGCGGTGCGATCCCCGACGACGAACTACTGGAGGCCGTGGACGCCTCCTACGACACCGTGGTCAGCAAACTGCCGAAGCGGGAACGGCCGACGGCCCCACCGCAGTGA
- a CDS encoding xanthine dehydrogenase family protein molybdopterin-binding subunit — MQNAAPGAARTVSVSRVDGRLKVTGGARYAADHLAERAAHGYLLLSTVARGTIRSMDVAAAERAPGVLAVYTPFRKLELQGGGNPFSVGHSWLPLQDAEVRYHGQAIGLVVAESFEQARDAAALVSADYDVRPPAASLPDGIAQATDPGRVNGEPSVLDLLAEGVGTIDEALAASEVTVSGTYTQPLKHHSAMEPHATVAVWQDDQLTLHNGTQSASLTLGTIAAALGVEPARVRVISPHVGGGFGNKIATWAHPLLAAAAARTLGRPVKIVLTREQTFTITGNRSAVQQTVTLGARRDGTLVAVKHQAYSSQSTSGGTFEASPHTTSRYLYRSENIHLDQKIVTLDIPPPTWMRAPGQESGSFALETALDELAVKLRMDPVALRLRNNATVYPGRNVPWSSKHLDECYRVGAQRFGWDRRDPAPRSVVRGEWLVGMGMATAVYPAERFPASVKVRFQADGDVAVSSATADLGTGMWTVLAVLGSEALGLPVARIRTDLGDSTLATNIGAFGSGATASTGPAVAVAAEAARTELITLAVTHERSPLHGVPAADVRYDRGDLVAPERRIGFAALLQAVGVTGVEATGSAAPGPEHGQHAFTSFGAHFCEVRVNRWTGEPRLTRITTVIDGGAIVNAKTARSQISGGVIFGIGQALLEGAQVEPATGRIANANLAEYLLPVNADVPPIDVHFLDHPDTLFNPLGARGIGEVGTVGVAAAIGNAIHHATGRRIRDLPITLDKLLD, encoded by the coding sequence TACCTGCTGCTCAGCACGGTGGCCCGGGGCACGATCCGGTCGATGGACGTCGCCGCCGCCGAACGCGCCCCCGGGGTACTGGCGGTGTACACCCCGTTCCGGAAGCTGGAGCTACAGGGCGGCGGCAACCCGTTCAGCGTGGGCCACAGTTGGCTGCCGTTGCAGGACGCCGAGGTGCGCTACCACGGGCAGGCCATCGGACTGGTCGTGGCGGAGAGCTTCGAGCAGGCCCGGGATGCCGCCGCGTTGGTCAGTGCGGACTACGACGTACGCCCACCGGCGGCGTCGCTTCCGGACGGGATCGCGCAGGCCACCGACCCGGGCCGGGTCAACGGCGAGCCGTCGGTGCTGGACCTGCTCGCCGAGGGCGTCGGCACGATCGACGAGGCGCTGGCCGCCAGCGAGGTGACCGTCTCCGGCACCTACACCCAGCCGCTCAAGCACCACAGCGCGATGGAGCCGCACGCCACGGTGGCGGTCTGGCAGGACGACCAACTCACCCTCCACAACGGCACCCAGAGCGCGTCGTTGACCCTCGGCACCATCGCCGCCGCGCTCGGCGTCGAACCGGCCCGGGTACGGGTGATCAGCCCGCACGTCGGGGGCGGCTTCGGCAACAAGATCGCGACCTGGGCACATCCGCTGCTCGCGGCGGCCGCCGCCCGTACGCTCGGTCGGCCGGTCAAGATCGTGCTGACCCGGGAGCAGACCTTCACGATCACCGGAAACCGCTCGGCGGTGCAGCAGACCGTCACGCTCGGCGCCCGCCGCGACGGCACCCTGGTCGCCGTCAAACACCAGGCGTACTCCAGCCAGTCGACCTCGGGCGGAACGTTCGAGGCCTCGCCGCACACCACCTCGCGCTATCTCTACCGGTCGGAGAACATCCACCTCGACCAGAAGATCGTGACGCTGGACATACCGCCACCGACCTGGATGCGGGCTCCGGGTCAGGAGTCCGGCTCGTTCGCCCTGGAGACCGCCCTGGACGAACTCGCCGTCAAGCTGCGGATGGATCCGGTCGCCCTGCGGTTGCGGAACAACGCGACGGTGTACCCCGGGCGGAACGTGCCCTGGTCCAGCAAACACCTCGACGAGTGCTACCGGGTCGGGGCGCAGCGGTTCGGCTGGGACCGACGCGATCCGGCACCCCGGTCCGTCGTACGCGGCGAATGGCTGGTCGGGATGGGGATGGCCACCGCCGTGTATCCGGCGGAACGCTTTCCGGCGTCGGTGAAGGTGCGGTTCCAGGCCGACGGGGACGTCGCGGTGTCCAGTGCCACCGCCGACCTCGGTACCGGGATGTGGACGGTGCTGGCCGTACTCGGCTCCGAAGCGCTCGGCCTGCCGGTCGCCCGGATCCGTACCGACCTCGGCGACTCGACCCTGGCCACCAACATCGGGGCGTTCGGCTCGGGCGCCACCGCCAGTACCGGGCCGGCCGTCGCCGTCGCCGCCGAGGCGGCCCGGACGGAGCTGATCACCCTCGCCGTCACGCACGAGCGCTCACCGCTGCACGGCGTACCCGCCGCCGACGTCCGGTACGACCGCGGCGACCTCGTCGCCCCGGAACGGCGGATCGGATTCGCCGCCCTCCTCCAGGCGGTCGGCGTGACCGGCGTCGAGGCGACCGGCTCGGCGGCGCCCGGCCCGGAACACGGGCAGCACGCCTTCACCTCGTTCGGGGCACACTTCTGCGAGGTCCGGGTCAACCGGTGGACCGGTGAGCCCCGGCTCACCCGGATCACCACCGTCATCGACGGCGGCGCCATCGTCAACGCCAAGACCGCCCGCAGCCAGATCAGCGGTGGCGTGATCTTCGGCATCGGGCAGGCGCTGCTGGAGGGGGCCCAGGTGGAGCCGGCGACCGGGCGGATCGCCAACGCCAACCTCGCCGAGTACCTGCTGCCGGTGAACGCGGACGTACCGCCGATCGACGTCCACTTCCTGGACCACCCGGACACCCTGTTCAACCCGCTCGGTGCGCGCGGGATCGGCGAAGTCGGCACGGTCGGCGTCGCCGCCGCGATCGGCAACGCGATCCACCACGCCACCGGACGCCGGATCCGCGACCTGCCGATCACCCTGGACAAGCTCCTCGACTGA